One window of Vespula pensylvanica isolate Volc-1 chromosome 15, ASM1446617v1, whole genome shotgun sequence genomic DNA carries:
- the LOC122634664 gene encoding transmembrane protein 114 → MANRMKALYNQVIFERRILLGCTALVGLSACIWAVAIGTDHWFTVKAPNDEGLPLGDSGESGRRLIYKHMGLWRGCVSGLIPKTKNSSKLVPYSECKYQEMFPPESKIDVDPGLDRTVINYARTQVSFAIISMFIMIMGFCFSIYTFRNPRYMFKRLAGGIHFISAACNMVVIQVLLSSVEYESTNVYETFPKGAIMRYDFSLILAWIVFLCNLVAGCAFMLFSRKRKREKAPTEEIAMADEPTIIGR, encoded by the exons atggcgAATCGAATGAAGGCTCTGTATAACCAG GTAATATTCGAAAGGCGAATTCTGCTCGGTTGTACAGCCCTCGTGGGACTCTCAGCGTGCATATGGGCCGTGGCTATAGGGACCGATCATTGGTTCACCGTCAAAGCACCAAATGACGAAGGTCTGCCGTTGGGAGATTCTGGAGAGAGCGGCAGGAGACTGATCTACAAGCATATGGGCCTTTGGAGGGGTTGCGTCAGCGGTTTGATACCAAAAACGAAGAATTCGAGCAAATTGGTACCTTACA GTGAATGCAAGTACCAAGAGATGTTTCCTCCTGAATCAAAAATCGATGTGGATCCAGGATTAGACAGAACAGTGATca ATTATGCTAGGACTCAGGTCTCGTTTGCTATTATCAGCATgtttataatgataatgggATTCTGCTTCTCCATCTATACGTTCCGTAACCCACGTTACATGTTCAAACGGCTGGCTGGCGGAATACATTTCATTAGTg cTGCTTGCAACATGGTGGTAATACAAGTACTCCTTTCTTCGGTCGAATACGAAAGCACAAACGTTTACGAAACGTTCCCTAAGGGTGCGATCATGAGAtacgatttttctcttatcctgGCATGGATCGTCTTCCTTTGCAACCTAGTCGCGGGATGTGCCTTTATGCTTTTctcaagaaaaaggaagagggaaaagGCGCCAACCGAGGAGATCGCTATGGCCGATGAACCAACGATAATCGGTCGTTAG